The Verrucomicrobiota bacterium genomic interval CGACCGGGTTGAAGCGCTCGTTTTGAGCGGCGAAGCAGCGTGGTGCGACATTACCCTGGTCGAACTATGGCATGGCGTCCGGGGTGCAAAAGAAAAGCGCGAGCTGAGTGAAGTGGAAAACGAGATTGACCGTATTCCCGTGGACGCAGCGGTTTGGCGGCTCGCCTCCAAGCTGGCTTTCCGTTGCCGGGAAAAAGGAATTACCGCGCCCATCAGTGACATTGTCATCGCTGCCTGTGCCGCCACTCACAGTTTGGAACTCGAATACTGCGACAAACATTTCGACGACCTTCTGCCGCTGGCAAAATCATTGTAATTCCAATGAGCTTGATAGCGATTTGGAATAAGGCCGCGTTCATATCCGGATGAAGACATGGTTTGCAGCCGCCTGCAACTGGCAGCGACCTCCAATTGGCAAGGTGACCGACGGCGTGGTATGGCCAAAGTCGCAATTGGCAATGATGGGCAGGTGCTTCAGCGCGGGAATCT includes:
- a CDS encoding PIN domain-containing protein is translated as MKLVDTSSWVEYLRGRESEASDRVEALVLSGEAAWCDITLVELWHGVRGAKEKRELSEVENEIDRIPVDAAVWRLASKLAFRCREKGITAPISDIVIAACAATHSLELEYCDKHFDDLLPLAKSL